From the genome of Lysinibacter sp. HNR:
GTACGTAGCGTTCGAAGGATAGCGGTCGGTAGCCTTTTTGTCGGTCTGGTTGCGGTTACCGGCTTCACGCTGGGTCTCACGTCTGTGGCCAACGCACACAACTACGTTGTTTCTACAACACCGGCTGAAGGATCCACGATCACGGAGCAGCCCGATGAGATTCGGGTTCGTACAAACGACCGAATTCTGGAGGCCGGAGCCGCTCTGGTAGTGCAGGGACCCGATGGAAACTACTATAACGACGGCTGTGCCGCTGTAGACGGAGTGTCGATTACAGGCACGGCTTCGCTCGGTGTTCCCGGAACCTACACCGTCATCTGGGCTCTCACATCTGCCGATGGGCACCCCCTCTCCGAGGAGTTCACCTTCGACTGGGCGCCGGCAGACGGGGTTGTACAGGCAACCGGCGTACCGACGCTGCCCGTGTGTGGTGTCGAAATAACAGACAGTGACAACCCGGCTATCTCAGCCAACTCCGGGGAGGCGCAGGAAGCAAACGGTGAGGAGGGGTTCCCCTGGGGAACGGTGGCCCTGATTGCCCTTGTGTCTTTGGGCGCTATTGCTGTGGGAGTCCTGGTGATGGTTCGCATGGGGCGCTCACTGAAACAACCGGGCCCTCCCATCACGGAGCCGGAAGACGGTAAATCCTCGAGCGGACCGCAGGCCCCTCCCGAAAACTAATCGTTAATCATTCTCTGAGGTAACCTCACCCGGTATATCTTTGGGAAGGACAACAAAACAACAGTGGCCCCACGCCGCGAGAACTCTCAGCGTCTCGCGGTGCGGGGCCGCTGCCGTGTTGTGCGAAAAATCATTCGGGTGTTGTCGTGATCGAGGTGTTGTAGATTCCCTCTAGTCCGCGCGGACGCAGCGAATATCTTTTTGTGTTTTTTAAACGGGCGGGTTTACAGGGGGGAAATCGCAATCTAGCGTGGTTAATATCCACTACGCTACATCGCTGGATAGCGGTAGATTGCACACCAGTGACAACTTCGAAGGGCCAAAGATGGTAGACACGTCACCCACCTCACACTCTGCGACTCCTCCCATCACGACAGACAGCGTGCCGCCGACACCCCAGGTGAACGTTGAAGCACTAGCGGAGCAGCTTTTAGGGCGGTGGAAAGAAGACCGTTTAGCCGCTCGTAAAACGGCTGCCAAGCCGGAGTTACACCAGATTAACGGCCTCAGCATGCAGGAGCATCGTGAGCGCGTCATGGCCCAGTTGAGGGTTCTTGTGGAAGAGGGCGCGATCCAGCGTGCGTTCCCCACTTCGCTGGGTGGGAGCGACAACCACGGGGGAAACATCGCCTCTTTCGAGGAGTTGGTCACAGCAGATCCGTCTCTTCAGATTAAATCGGGTGTGCAGTGGGGACTTTTTGGTGCTGCTATTCTCCACCTGGGCACGGCCCCGCATCACGAGCGGTGGCTGCCGCAGGTGATCAATTTGGAGATGCCGGGTGCCTTTGCCATGACAGAAACGGGTCACGGATCGGATGTGGCAAACATCGCCACCACCGCAACCTACGACGAGTCCACCGAGGAGTTTGTCATTGATACGCCGTTCCGCGGTGCATGGAAAGATTACATCGGCAACGCCGCCATCCAGGGAATCGCCTGTGTTCTCTTTGCCCAGCTCATTACCAAGGGTGTTAACCACGGTGTACACGCGTTCTTTGTACCCATACGCGACACAAAAGGAAATTTTCTCCCGGGTGTTGGTGGCGACGACGACGGGCTTAAGGGGGGCCTGAACGGAATCGATAATGGTCGTCTTCACTTTACCGATGTCCGTATCCCCCGCACCAATCTGCTGAATCGATACGGTGATGTTGCCCCGGACGGCACCTACAGTAGCCCCATCGACAGCCCTGGACGTCGCTTCTTCACCATGATCGGAACCCTGGTTCAGGGGAGGGTGTCTCTTGATGGAGCCGCCGCCGCAGCCATGAAGCTGGGTCTTCACATAGCGCTCACCTACGGGTCTCAGCGCCGCCAATTTACCGTTACCGAGGGCGGCGAGGAACGAGTCATCCTCGATTATCAGCGCCATCAGCGCAGGCTTATCCCCAAGCTTGCCGAGACGTTTGCCGTCACGTTTGCTCACGAAAGACTTCTGCGTAAGTTTGACGAGGTATTTAGTGGGGCGGATGACTCCGATGCAAATCGTGAGGAACTTGAAACGCTTGCGGCCGTTTTGAAATCTTTGTCCAC
Proteins encoded in this window:
- a CDS encoding copper resistance CopC family protein, with the protein product MLVRSVRRIAVGSLFVGLVAVTGFTLGLTSVANAHNYVVSTTPAEGSTITEQPDEIRVRTNDRILEAGAALVVQGPDGNYYNDGCAAVDGVSITGTASLGVPGTYTVIWALTSADGHPLSEEFTFDWAPADGVVQATGVPTLPVCGVEITDSDNPAISANSGEAQEANGEEGFPWGTVALIALVSLGAIAVGVLVMVRMGRSLKQPGPPITEPEDGKSSSGPQAPPEN
- a CDS encoding acyl-CoA dehydrogenase, which codes for MVDTSPTSHSATPPITTDSVPPTPQVNVEALAEQLLGRWKEDRLAARKTAAKPELHQINGLSMQEHRERVMAQLRVLVEEGAIQRAFPTSLGGSDNHGGNIASFEELVTADPSLQIKSGVQWGLFGAAILHLGTAPHHERWLPQVINLEMPGAFAMTETGHGSDVANIATTATYDESTEEFVIDTPFRGAWKDYIGNAAIQGIACVLFAQLITKGVNHGVHAFFVPIRDTKGNFLPGVGGDDDGLKGGLNGIDNGRLHFTDVRIPRTNLLNRYGDVAPDGTYSSPIDSPGRRFFTMIGTLVQGRVSLDGAAAAAMKLGLHIALTYGSQRRQFTVTEGGEERVILDYQRHQRRLIPKLAETFAVTFAHERLLRKFDEVFSGADDSDANREELETLAAVLKSLSTWAALDTLQECREACGGAGFLAENRLTGLRADLDIYVTFEGDNNVLLQLVAKRLLSDYSSKFRNADFGVMARYVAERAGDTVLHGTGLRRLAQNVSDFGSTARAVGQVRDVDYQRALLGTRVGSMVATVAERLKEASKLPPEEGARLFNENQNELIEAARAYGEFVQWETFTRAVNQTMDAGNRQILTWLRDLFGLSLIEKHVAWYLINGRLSGQRAESVTQYIDRLVERIRPYALDLIETFGYGPEHVRAPIALGAEKQRQDEARAYYAAQRAAGIAPVHEKTLKKRQSR